In Bradyrhizobium sp. 1(2017), one DNA window encodes the following:
- a CDS encoding condensation domain-containing protein — protein sequence MDLADGSQRLLVVVHHLVIDGVSWRVLLEDFATAYDQLRQGAASVALAKSEPYAAWGARCRPMPRPMSLTPSSTIGSIEDRRPRSPATMLMAESTGLPTARKSRWHSTQD from the coding sequence ATGGACCTCGCGGACGGCAGCCAGCGCCTTCTGGTGGTCGTGCATCACCTTGTCATCGACGGTGTATCATGGCGCGTGCTGCTCGAGGATTTCGCGACGGCGTACGATCAGCTCCGCCAAGGCGCAGCTTCGGTCGCGCTGGCGAAGAGCGAGCCTTATGCGGCCTGGGGCGCGCGTTGCAGGCCTATGCCGCGACCGATGAGCTTGACGCCGAGTTCGACTATTGGCTCGATCGAGGATCGCAGGCCGCGTTCCCCTGCGACGATGCTCATGGCGGAGTCGACCGGGTTGCCGACGGCGAGGAAATCTCGCTGGCATTCGACGCAGGATTGA
- a CDS encoding AMP-binding protein: MVADDTQATADVALLSEQELERLRQWNRADDGTTSSSFTPVHRTVARLAAETPDAPALVFGDEDITYAELNRRANRLAHHLIRLGVGGSDLVGVSARRSPHLIVALLAILKTGAAYLPLDPEHPARRQVGAIRDAGARVVLVDADGSALTPPPSGIEVVPLDAIDLARESEGDPEIAVAATSLAYVIYTSGSTGIPKGVAVEHGPFAMHCEVTAGLYDMNRRSRELHFLSFTFDGAHERLWTALTCGAALVMRDANLWSAEQTIEVLRRQRVTNAGFPPAYLQQLADFAMWRGDPPPVELYSFGGEAMPKAGFDKVKRALKPRTLINGYGPTETVVTPLVWKVDASEEIEGNYAPIGRPVGRRSAYILDGDLNIVPVGVTGELFIGGEGLARGYWRRAGLTAERFVPIRLARRARGSIAPAIWPGGVPIV, from the coding sequence ATGGTTGCCGACGACACGCAAGCGACCGCCGATGTGGCGTTGCTCTCCGAACAGGAGCTGGAGCGGCTGCGACAATGGAATCGTGCCGATGACGGAACGACAAGCTCATCGTTCACGCCGGTGCACCGGACGGTTGCACGGCTGGCTGCCGAAACGCCCGATGCGCCCGCGCTGGTCTTCGGCGACGAAGACATCACCTATGCCGAGCTCAACCGGCGCGCCAATCGCCTCGCGCACCACCTGATCCGCCTGGGCGTCGGGGGCTCCGACCTTGTCGGCGTCTCGGCGCGACGCTCGCCGCATCTGATCGTGGCGCTGCTCGCCATCTTGAAGACGGGGGCGGCCTATCTGCCGCTCGATCCCGAGCATCCGGCCAGGCGGCAGGTTGGCGCCATCCGCGATGCCGGCGCGCGTGTCGTGCTGGTCGATGCGGATGGTTCGGCGCTGACGCCGCCGCCATCAGGCATCGAGGTCGTTCCGCTCGATGCGATCGACCTTGCGCGGGAGAGCGAAGGCGATCCGGAGATCGCGGTGGCCGCGACCAGCCTTGCCTATGTGATCTACACCTCCGGCTCCACCGGCATCCCCAAGGGCGTCGCGGTCGAGCACGGACCGTTCGCGATGCATTGCGAGGTGACCGCCGGGCTCTACGACATGAACCGGCGCTCGCGCGAGCTGCACTTCCTGTCCTTCACCTTCGATGGTGCCCATGAGAGGCTCTGGACCGCGTTGACCTGCGGCGCTGCGCTCGTGATGCGCGATGCCAATTTGTGGTCGGCCGAGCAGACCATCGAGGTTTTGCGCCGGCAGCGCGTCACCAACGCCGGGTTTCCGCCCGCCTACCTGCAACAGCTCGCCGACTTCGCGATGTGGCGCGGCGATCCGCCGCCCGTGGAGCTGTATTCTTTCGGCGGCGAGGCCATGCCCAAGGCTGGCTTCGACAAAGTCAAGCGCGCGCTCAAGCCGCGGACTTTGATCAACGGCTACGGGCCGACGGAAACCGTGGTGACGCCGCTGGTCTGGAAAGTCGATGCCAGCGAGGAGATCGAGGGCAATTACGCGCCGATCGGTCGTCCGGTAGGCCGTCGCTCAGCCTATATTCTGGACGGTGATCTCAACATCGTTCCGGTCGGCGTGACCGGCGAGCTGTTCATCGGCGGCGAGGGACTTGCCCGCGGTTACTGGCGGCGCGCCGGGCTGACGGCCGAACGCTTCGTCCCGATCCGTTTGGCGCGCCGGGCGCGCGGCTCTATCGCACCGGCGATCTGGCCCGGTGGCGTGCCGATAGTGTGA
- a CDS encoding AMP-binding protein, whose product MVLADRAAAHDPAKLKAIVQRHGVSLIQATPSTWRMLLDHDGPSLPANCRVLSGGEALPPDLARRLVGQAGEVWNLYGPTETTVWSARHRLDAQDDRPLLGGPIGNTTLYVLDGDLNLAPVGVAGELYIGGSGLARGYWRRGGLTAERFIPDPFGAPGARLYRTGDVARWRADGVLDYVGRADHQVKIRGFRIELGEIEARLQAQDGVRAAVVAREAGRAPQLVGYVSGEALDGAALKTALSSLLPDYMVPARIVVLERLPLTPNGKIDRKALPAPDQLATSVAHVAPRTPAEAALAAIWADLLRQPNIGVTDNFFELGGDSLIAVQLVSRIKRDLGHDLPLNRLFEMTTVETMAAALGLESETEKRAANIAAMLDMLRKSNCPHE is encoded by the coding sequence GTGGTGCTGGCGGATCGTGCGGCTGCGCATGATCCTGCCAAGCTCAAGGCGATCGTGCAGCGGCACGGCGTGTCGCTGATCCAGGCTACGCCATCGACCTGGCGGATGCTACTCGATCATGACGGCCCTTCGCTGCCGGCGAACTGCCGGGTGCTGTCCGGCGGCGAGGCGCTGCCGCCGGATCTGGCGCGGCGGCTGGTCGGGCAGGCCGGCGAGGTCTGGAACCTGTACGGCCCGACCGAGACCACGGTGTGGTCGGCGCGTCACCGGCTCGATGCACAGGACGATCGTCCGTTGCTCGGCGGTCCGATCGGCAACACCACGCTTTACGTTCTCGACGGGGACCTCAACCTCGCGCCGGTCGGCGTCGCCGGCGAGCTCTATATCGGCGGGAGCGGACTGGCGCGCGGCTATTGGCGGCGCGGCGGCCTGACGGCGGAGCGCTTCATCCCTGATCCGTTCGGTGCACCGGGGGCGCGGCTGTACCGCACCGGCGACGTGGCGCGGTGGCGCGCCGACGGCGTGCTCGACTATGTCGGCCGTGCCGACCACCAGGTGAAGATCCGCGGCTTCCGCATCGAGCTCGGCGAGATCGAGGCGCGGCTGCAGGCGCAGGATGGCGTCCGTGCGGCCGTGGTGGCGCGCGAGGCCGGCCGCGCGCCGCAGCTGGTCGGCTATGTCAGCGGCGAGGCGCTGGATGGCGCCGCGCTCAAGACGGCGCTGTCCTCGCTGCTGCCGGACTACATGGTGCCGGCGCGGATCGTGGTGCTGGAGCGACTGCCGCTGACGCCGAACGGCAAGATCGATCGCAAGGCGCTGCCGGCGCCGGATCAGCTCGCAACGTCCGTCGCGCATGTGGCGCCGCGCACGCCGGCCGAGGCGGCGCTGGCTGCGATCTGGGCCGATCTGCTGCGCCAGCCCAATATCGGCGTCACCGACAATTTCTTCGAGCTCGGCGGCGATTCCCTGATCGCCGTCCAGCTCGTCAGCCGCATCAAGCGCGATCTCGGCCACGACCTGCCGCTCAACCGTCTGTTTGAGATGACGACCGTTGAGACCATGGCGGCTGCACTGGGCCTTGAGAGTGAGACCGAGAAGCGAGCGGCGAACATCGCCGCGATGCTCGACATGTTGAGGAAGTCGAACTGTCCGCATGAGTGA
- a CDS encoding phosphopantetheine-binding protein, whose amino-acid sequence MARSTNVGRADHQIKIRGFRIELGEIESRLLDQPGVRAAVVVAREVGASQQLVGYVSGTGELEEAGLRTALSTVLPDYMVPPRIAVLERLPLMPSGKVDRQALPAPDMAQGHAEHQAPRTPVEIVFAAIWAELLGRPAVSLTDNFFELGGDSIISLQMVSRARRAGYLMEPRDVFSASDAGSAGTRSADRAARGDAR is encoded by the coding sequence ATGGCGCGATCGACTAATGTCGGGCGCGCGGACCATCAGATCAAGATTCGCGGCTTCCGCATCGAGCTTGGCGAGATCGAATCGCGGCTGCTTGATCAGCCCGGCGTTCGCGCTGCCGTCGTGGTGGCGCGAGAAGTCGGCGCCAGCCAGCAGCTCGTTGGCTATGTCAGCGGCACGGGGGAATTGGAAGAGGCAGGCTTACGGACCGCGCTGTCGACTGTCCTGCCCGATTACATGGTGCCGCCGAGAATTGCGGTGCTGGAGCGGCTGCCCTTGATGCCGAGCGGCAAGGTGGATCGCCAAGCGCTGCCGGCACCCGACATGGCTCAGGGACATGCGGAGCATCAGGCGCCACGCACGCCGGTCGAGATCGTCTTTGCGGCGATCTGGGCCGAGCTGCTCGGCCGGCCAGCGGTCAGCCTCACCGACAATTTCTTCGAGCTCGGCGGCGATTCGATCATCTCGCTCCAGATGGTGAGCCGCGCCCGGCGCGCCGGATACCTCATGGAGCCGCGAGACGTCTTTTCAGCATCAGACGCTGGAAGCGCTGGCACTCGCAGCGCGGATCGAGCAGCGCGCGGGGACGCCCGCTGA
- a CDS encoding condensation domain-containing protein produces MENRDHWNQAVLLQPRDRLDWDVMRRALAAVIDHHDALRLRFEARHGGWHAEHGAAPAADALLWVRQAIDRDSVTALASSAQASLSISGGLLLRAVGIDVADGSQRFVIVIHHLVVDGVSWRILFEDIASAYTQLAQGDATGRASAEEPRVRAVGTALAGIRNVA; encoded by the coding sequence ATGGAAAATCGGGATCATTGGAATCAGGCGGTGCTGTTGCAGCCGAGAGATCGCCTCGACTGGGATGTGATGCGGCGCGCACTCGCCGCCGTGATCGATCACCATGACGCGCTGCGCCTGCGCTTCGAGGCGAGGCACGGGGGCTGGCATGCCGAGCACGGCGCTGCTCCGGCTGCGGACGCGCTGCTCTGGGTCCGGCAGGCGATCGACCGCGACTCCGTGACGGCGCTGGCATCGTCGGCGCAGGCAAGCCTGTCGATCTCCGGCGGCTTGCTGTTGCGGGCGGTCGGAATAGATGTCGCCGATGGCAGCCAGCGCTTCGTGATCGTGATCCACCATCTGGTGGTCGACGGCGTGTCATGGCGCATTCTGTTCGAGGACATCGCTTCCGCGTACACGCAGCTTGCGCAGGGCGATGCCACCGGTCGCGCTTCCGCCGAAGAGCCACGCGTACGCGCTGTGGGGACAGCGCTTGCGGGAATACGCAACGTCGCCTGA
- a CDS encoding AMP-binding enzyme: MIEYAGRSDHQVKIRGFRIELGEIEAWLMRQAGVQSAVVVAREAGVSRQLVGYVAGTGPFDEATMRAALSDELPDYMVPARIVRLERLPLTAHGKIDRDALPAPETPIATAAHVAPRSTAETALAAIWAELLVSPSSVSRTISSSSAAIPSSRCNWSAAPPGRPADRAA; encoded by the coding sequence GTGATCGAATATGCAGGCCGCTCCGATCATCAGGTGAAGATCCGCGGTTTCCGGATCGAGCTCGGCGAGATCGAGGCATGGCTGATGCGGCAGGCTGGCGTGCAGTCGGCCGTGGTCGTTGCCCGCGAAGCCGGCGTCAGCCGCCAGTTGGTCGGCTATGTCGCCGGCACTGGCCCGTTCGACGAAGCGACGATGCGCGCGGCGCTCTCGGACGAGTTGCCCGACTACATGGTGCCGGCCCGCATCGTGCGGCTGGAGCGGCTGCCGCTCACCGCGCACGGCAAGATCGATCGCGACGCCTTGCCGGCGCCCGAGACGCCCATCGCAACGGCCGCACATGTCGCGCCGCGCTCGACGGCCGAGACAGCGCTCGCCGCGATCTGGGCTGAGCTGCTGGTCAGCCCGTCATCGGTGTCGAGGACAATTTCTTCGAGCTCGGCGGCGATTCCATCATCTCGCTGCAACTGGTCGGCCGCGCCGCCAGGCAGGCCTGCTGATCGAGCCGCGTGA
- a CDS encoding condensation domain-containing protein, which translates to MPPVALPPKSHAYALWGQRLREYATSPELATELSYWTAAARTRIFPATTIMRHRSHADADEVLLSFENEWTQRLLTDAPSAYRTQINDLLLSGLARAVWRWSGQDEVLVELEGHGREHLSGDLDLSRTVGWFTTAFPVRLAGGSQESSLLIKTVKEELRGIPGRGLGYGLLRHLGSEAHRMALSHVAEPKIAFNYLGQIDGGDAEAALFTMAAESAGPSRDASSPLQRWLSVNGTVRNGRLQLSFGFGRKRYRRESVERLAALYEAALRELVDHCTGGACGLTPSDVALSGLDQAELDRLALDWREIEDIYPLSPMQQGMLFHAMHDGESGLYVNQVAAEIRGLDAGKLRRAWQAASDRHAMLRTGFAWRDLSGAPQQVVYRRAEVPFAEEDWRARSAAWDQAQLDAALARVSRQEQAAGFDLSRPPLQRVRLIRLGDDRHWLIWTHHHILLDGWSSARLIAEVMQHNGEGRLPALHHRYRDYIAWLKGYDSNASAAFWRNATAELDEPSFLADGLAERADAQSSGHGMLALELAPDLTARLQEFAVRERITMNTLVQAAWAQLLRQHTGQGTVCFGVTVSGRPPELAGAEEMVGLFINTLPVIDGVSPQQTVGVWLRELQDRNLALREFGATPLYEIQRLAGRPGRPLFDSILVFENYPIDRALIGTDRQIQVGKTRIVETSNYPLFASVGVDDRLRLVFNYRRKHFDEAQIARLQQAFVRLIEALSIDADRPVGMIAARDPADVVLLERANDTRRDQPREGIVAQFEAQVRKSPEAVALVFGGTELSYAALNARANRLARRLRDRGVATDTVVGLALDRGVEMLVALLAVLKAGGAYLPLDPDYPLERLAHMLRDSGAALVLTQEELRGQFAAVLAETGAEAWLLDAQDGEGGDAGNLDVAVHAESLAYVIYTSGSTGLPKGVMVRHNAVTNFLATMAEQPGMTAGDRVLGLTSLSFDIAVLDCCR; encoded by the coding sequence ATGCCACCGGTCGCGCTTCCGCCGAAGAGCCACGCGTACGCGCTGTGGGGACAGCGCTTGCGGGAATACGCAACGTCGCCTGAACTGGCGACGGAACTGTCCTACTGGACGGCCGCGGCGCGAACGCGGATATTCCCTGCGACGACGATCATGCGGCATCGATCGCATGCGGATGCCGACGAAGTCCTGTTGTCATTCGAGAACGAATGGACGCAGCGCCTGCTGACCGATGCGCCGTCGGCCTATCGCACGCAGATCAACGACCTTCTCCTTTCCGGCCTTGCACGTGCTGTCTGGCGGTGGAGCGGGCAGGATGAGGTTCTGGTCGAACTGGAGGGGCATGGCCGCGAGCATCTCTCCGGCGATCTCGATCTCTCGCGCACCGTCGGCTGGTTCACGACGGCCTTTCCTGTGCGTCTGGCCGGCGGCTCGCAAGAATCCTCTCTGTTGATCAAGACCGTGAAGGAGGAGCTTCGCGGCATTCCCGGCCGCGGGCTGGGTTACGGCCTGTTGCGCCATCTCGGCTCCGAAGCGCACCGCATGGCGCTGTCGCACGTCGCCGAGCCGAAGATCGCCTTCAACTATCTCGGCCAGATCGACGGCGGCGACGCAGAGGCGGCGCTGTTCACGATGGCGGCGGAAAGCGCCGGCCCGTCACGCGATGCATCGAGCCCATTGCAACGATGGCTGAGCGTGAACGGCACGGTGCGTAATGGCCGGCTGCAGCTGTCATTCGGCTTCGGCCGGAAGCGCTATCGGCGCGAGAGCGTCGAGCGACTGGCCGCCTTGTACGAGGCTGCGTTGCGGGAGCTGGTCGACCACTGCACTGGCGGCGCCTGCGGCCTGACGCCATCCGATGTGGCATTGTCGGGGCTTGATCAGGCCGAGCTCGACAGGCTGGCGCTGGATTGGCGCGAAATCGAGGACATCTATCCATTGTCGCCGATGCAGCAGGGCATGTTGTTCCATGCGATGCATGACGGCGAGAGCGGGCTCTACGTCAATCAGGTCGCCGCCGAGATCCGCGGCCTCGATGCCGGAAAATTGCGCCGCGCCTGGCAGGCGGCCAGCGATCGCCACGCGATGCTGCGGACCGGATTTGCCTGGCGCGATCTGTCGGGCGCGCCGCAACAGGTCGTCTATCGACGGGCCGAAGTGCCCTTTGCGGAGGAAGATTGGCGTGCGCGAAGTGCAGCATGGGACCAGGCGCAGCTGGACGCGGCGCTGGCCCGCGTCTCGCGGCAGGAGCAGGCTGCCGGGTTCGACCTGTCACGGCCGCCCTTGCAGCGGGTCCGGCTGATCCGGCTCGGCGACGACAGGCATTGGTTGATCTGGACGCATCATCACATCCTGCTCGACGGATGGAGCTCGGCACGGTTGATCGCCGAGGTCATGCAGCATAATGGCGAGGGGCGTCTGCCGGCATTGCACCATCGTTATCGCGACTACATCGCGTGGCTGAAAGGCTACGACAGCAATGCTTCGGCGGCGTTCTGGCGCAATGCGACGGCAGAACTGGACGAGCCGAGTTTCCTGGCAGACGGCCTGGCCGAACGGGCGGACGCGCAATCGTCCGGTCACGGCATGCTGGCGCTCGAGCTGGCCCCTGACCTGACCGCACGGTTGCAGGAATTCGCGGTGCGTGAGCGGATCACGATGAACACGCTGGTGCAGGCGGCATGGGCGCAGTTGCTGCGACAGCACACCGGGCAGGGGACAGTTTGCTTCGGTGTCACCGTGTCGGGCAGGCCGCCTGAGCTCGCCGGGGCCGAAGAGATGGTCGGCTTGTTCATCAATACGTTGCCGGTCATCGACGGCGTCAGCCCACAGCAGACGGTCGGCGTATGGCTGCGCGAGTTGCAGGATCGCAATCTGGCCTTGCGCGAGTTCGGCGCGACCCCGCTCTATGAGATCCAGCGCCTGGCGGGGCGTCCCGGGCGGCCGCTGTTCGACAGCATCCTGGTGTTCGAGAACTATCCTATCGACCGCGCGCTGATCGGGACGGACCGGCAGATCCAGGTCGGAAAGACGCGGATCGTCGAGACCAGCAATTACCCGTTGTTCGCCAGCGTCGGCGTCGATGACCGCCTGCGCCTCGTCTTCAACTATCGGCGCAAGCATTTCGACGAGGCGCAGATCGCGAGGCTACAGCAGGCCTTTGTGCGGCTGATCGAAGCCCTGAGCATCGATGCCGATCGACCGGTCGGCATGATCGCGGCCCGCGATCCCGCGGATGTCGTCCTGCTCGAACGGGCGAACGACACGCGACGAGATCAACCGCGCGAGGGAATTGTCGCGCAGTTCGAGGCCCAGGTCCGGAAGTCGCCCGAGGCGGTCGCGCTGGTGTTCGGCGGGACGGAGCTGAGTTACGCCGCGCTGAATGCGCGTGCCAACCGGTTGGCGCGGCGATTGCGCGACCGCGGCGTCGCGACCGATACCGTGGTCGGGCTGGCGCTCGACCGCGGCGTCGAGATGCTGGTCGCGCTGCTGGCCGTGCTGAAGGCGGGCGGGGCCTATCTGCCGCTCGATCCGGACTACCCGCTGGAGCGGCTGGCGCACATGCTGCGCGACAGCGGCGCGGCGCTGGTGCTGACGCAAGAGGAATTGCGCGGTCAGTTCGCCGCCGTGCTGGCGGAGACCGGGGCCGAGGCCTGGTTGCTCGACGCGCAGGATGGCGAGGGCGGGGATGCCGGCAATCTCGACGTCGCCGTGCACGCCGAGAGCCTTGCCTATGTGATCTACACCTCCGGCTCGACCGGCCTGCCCAAGGGCGTGATGGTCCGCCACAACGCCGTGACGAACTTCCTGGCGACCATGGCGGAGCAGCCCGGCATGACGGCCGGCGACCGCGTGCTCGGCTTGACCTCGCTGTCCTTCGACATCGCGGTGCTGGACTGCTGCCGCTGA
- a CDS encoding AMP-binding protein, whose product MLKAGGGYLPLDPDYPSDRLLHMLRDSGSALLLTQERLLPDLAPVIADAGAEAWTIDGEGVSRIEESADNPDVALHPDGLAYVMYTSGSTGVPKGVACSHRALAGRLGWMQAEYRLDVGETLLHKTPFSFDVSVWEILWPLATGARLAIAAPGAHREPRASCGCRHRP is encoded by the coding sequence GTGCTGAAGGCCGGTGGCGGCTATCTGCCGCTCGATCCCGACTACCCGTCCGATCGCCTCCTTCACATGCTCCGCGACAGCGGGTCAGCGTTGCTACTGACCCAGGAACGGCTGCTCCCGGACCTGGCGCCGGTGATCGCGGATGCGGGCGCCGAGGCCTGGACCATAGATGGAGAGGGTGTATCTCGCATTGAGGAGTCCGCCGACAACCCTGATGTCGCGCTTCATCCGGACGGTCTGGCCTATGTCATGTATACCTCGGGCTCGACCGGCGTGCCCAAAGGCGTGGCCTGCTCGCATCGCGCGCTTGCGGGGCGGCTTGGCTGGATGCAGGCGGAATATCGTCTCGATGTCGGCGAGACTTTGCTTCACAAGACCCCGTTCAGCTTCGACGTCTCTGTCTGGGAGATCCTGTGGCCGCTCGCAACCGGCGCGCGGCTTGCGATCGCGGCTCCGGGGGCACATCGCGAGCCGCGGGCTTCTTGTGGATGCCGTCATCGCCCATGA